The window ATTTTAAAGTAGCAGCAGAAAAAGGCTATCCAGAAGCACAATTTCAGCTAGGATTGTTATATGCAACCGGTGATGGTATCACCCTAAACTATCCTGAAGCCGTTAAATGGTGGCGAGCTGCTACCGACCAATCACATATACGTGCTGAATATCAGCTAGGGTTGTTATATGAACAAGGACTAGGCATCACACAGGATTTAGATGAGGCACGACGTTGTTACCGACTCGCTGCGATACAAGGACATGCAGGAGCACAATATCAACTTGGTAATTTATATGACAAGGGGACAGGTGTCGAGCAAGACTACACGGAAGCCGCAAAATGGATTGAACAGGCTGCAGCCAAAGGACATGCTAAAGCCCAATACCAGCTGGCTCAAATGCATAGTCATGGACAGGGAGTACCGAAGGATTTTGCAAGGGCTGCTCAGCTGTATAGACTGGCTGCCAATCAGGGCCACCAAAAAGCACAATTTCAGCTTGGTATGCTCTATAGAAAAGGTCAAGGCGTTGCACAGGATTATAGTGAGGCAACACGATGGCTAAAAAAATCGCTAGAATTATTACATTAATTAATGTAGGCATAATTGTGCCCAGATTTTGAATTGTGCTGTCATAATTCAAAATCTGGGCTATTTGTAGGTGAATTTTAATTTAGCTAAAACTTCTCTATCATCATTTTTATAAAAGCTTCTGCCGCTTTACTTAAGTATCTATCCTTACGGTAAACGATATCAAGTTCGCGTATTGGCGCGTTTTCAATTGGAATCGAAACGATGCCAATTGAGTGAAAATTCTCTATGAGCTGACTCGGTTGGATTGTAGCACCAATATCTTCTTGGACGAGTTGGAATAGAGAGGTGGCAGAGCCAGTTTCCATAACACTATCTATTGCGATCCCTTGTTTAACACACCATGTATCAATTAAATCACGACCACACTTTCCCTGAGGGTACAACACAAGTGGAATGTTAACCAACTCTGCTGGTGTAATACTTTTCTTTTGAGCAAAGTCGTGTTTTTCATTTACAAATAAGCTGTATGTTTCTGTGTAGAACGGTATCTGCTCTAAACGACTGTCCGCATTCATTTTTAAGCTAATGCCAATATCAACATCATTATTTAACACCCTCTGCAAACTTTCAATAGTCGGAAACACTTGCACTTTCGTATTGGGGAATTCCTTTCGAAAATCAATTAAGATTTCTGTCAAACGATAGTCAAGATCGGAGGGCAAAACAGCTATGCGTAAACGTCCGGTATGCAAATCATTCAGATCGGCGATTGCTTTTTTAGCATTATCCAGTTGCTGGATCACTTGTAACGCATAGCATTCAAGTAACTCTCCCGCCTCCGTTTTCGCTATCTTTTTTCCCATTCGATCGAATAACGGTATACCTAATTCATCCTCCAGTACACGTATTTGCTGGCTTAAAGTCGGTTGCGAAATCCCTATTTTAAAAGCCGCTTCAGAAAAGTGTAATTCTTTACAGAGCATGAGAAAATATTGCAGTTGTCTAATTTCCATCTCTTCTCCCCCCTCTTCTATAGCCCCACACTATTATAATCATAGAAAAAATAGAATTGAACTATTATTAATCAAATTCTACAATGAATCTAACGTGAAAGAAAGGAGTTTTATAAAGTGAAACTTCAATCAACAGGGGTTTTCTTCATCCCCTATTGATTGTTAGTTGAACCAATCGGGCTTGTACGGTCAGTTGATCGCCCACCCCGTTTACTCGTTGTCATCTTTCAACTTTAGGTGGGCGTCTTACTGATCGTTCATGCTGGATAAAGTAGTAGAAAATTATAAGACAAATCATTCATTCGAAAAGGGGTTTTCAAATATGAAAAATAATTATATTGAAATGATGGAAAAACGACGTTCAATTTACGTCATAGGTAAAAATGTTGAACAGAGTGAGGAAGCGTTACTAAATACAATTACAGATGCCATCAAGCATAGCCCAAGTGCTTTCAACTCACAAACTTCGAGAGCAGTCATTTTATTTAATGAACACCATCATAAATTATGGGCCATTGTCGAAGAGAAATTACGCGCTATTGTACCCGTAGATCGTTTCACAGCAACAGAAGAAAAATTAGCAACTTTTAGCGCTGGATTCGCTTCTATTTTATTCTTCGAGGATCAAGATATCATCAAGCAGTTTCAAGATCAATTTTCTTTATATACAGATCAATTTCCTATTTGGTCTGAACAAGCAACTGGAATTGCGCAACATTCTGTGTGGACTGCTTTAGCTCAAGAAGGAATCGGTGCTTCACTGCAACACTATAATCCACTCATCGACCAGGCTGTGAAAGATGAATGGCAAATTCCAGATACATGGAAATTAACTGCCCAAATGCCATTTGGAAGTATCGAAGCAGCACCTGGCGAAAAAGAATTCATGGCAGATTCGGAACGCATTATAGTGTTCAACTAATTTCCTTAATACCAGAATTGGAGCCTTACTATAATGACAACAACTACGAAAGTTTATTTCGCAGCAATCTTATATGCACTAATTGTAGGCTTTTCGTTCATGTTTACAAAACTGAGCCTTAATGTGGCCACTCCGCTTGATACGTTGGCTCACCGTTTTACCATTGCTTTCATCATTGCTAGCGCATTGATTGGCCTGAAACAAGTTCACTTAAATTTATCAAAAACGATTGTATGGAGGATTCTTCCGCTAGCTTTGATTTATCCAATTTTATTTTTCATATTTCAAACTTTCGGTCTGGTCTATACATCTTCATCGGAAGCTGGCATCATTCAAGCGACTGTTCCGATTTTCACATTGCTTTTAGCGTCGCTGTTTTTGAAAGAATATACAACCCCTATGCAAAAAGTATCGGTTCTATTATCGGTTTCTGGGGTCATCTACATTTTCATGATGAATGGAGCAGCTATAAACGCACAAAACCTGAAAGGAATTATCCTTATTCTTCTTTCAGCTTTAACTGGTGCGTGTAATACCGTTCTTGCGCGAAAACTCGTAAAACAGTATTCATTTTTCACAGTAACCTATGTCATGACATTCTTTGGTTTCATATTTTTCAATGTTACAGCTGTTAGTAATCATGCAATGACAGGAACAATGCCTGAATTCATAGCA of the Lysinibacillus fusiformis genome contains:
- a CDS encoding nitroreductase family protein; amino-acid sequence: MKNNYIEMMEKRRSIYVIGKNVEQSEEALLNTITDAIKHSPSAFNSQTSRAVILFNEHHHKLWAIVEEKLRAIVPVDRFTATEEKLATFSAGFASILFFEDQDIIKQFQDQFSLYTDQFPIWSEQATGIAQHSVWTALAQEGIGASLQHYNPLIDQAVKDEWQIPDTWKLTAQMPFGSIEAAPGEKEFMADSERIIVFN
- a CDS encoding DMT family transporter, which produces MTTTTKVYFAAILYALIVGFSFMFTKLSLNVATPLDTLAHRFTIAFIIASALIGLKQVHLNLSKTIVWRILPLALIYPILFFIFQTFGLVYTSSSEAGIIQATVPIFTLLLASLFLKEYTTPMQKVSVLLSVSGVIYIFMMNGAAINAQNLKGIILILLSALTGACNTVLARKLVKQYSFFTVTYVMTFFGFIFFNVTAVSNHAMTGTMPEFIAPFSNQTFIVAIIYLGALSSLATSFFSNYALSHIEAAKMSVFNNLATLISIIAGVFFLNETIELYHIFGTLIILVGVTGTIYCKKIKETV
- a CDS encoding LysR family transcriptional regulator yields the protein MEIRQLQYFLMLCKELHFSEAAFKIGISQPTLSQQIRVLEDELGIPLFDRMGKKIAKTEAGELLECYALQVIQQLDNAKKAIADLNDLHTGRLRIAVLPSDLDYRLTEILIDFRKEFPNTKVQVFPTIESLQRVLNNDVDIGISLKMNADSRLEQIPFYTETYSLFVNEKHDFAQKKSITPAELVNIPLVLYPQGKCGRDLIDTWCVKQGIAIDSVMETGSATSLFQLVQEDIGATIQPSQLIENFHSIGIVSIPIENAPIRELDIVYRKDRYLSKAAEAFIKMMIEKF